In the Balaenoptera ricei isolate mBalRic1 chromosome 1, mBalRic1.hap2, whole genome shotgun sequence genome, TGGAGCTGAGGTGcggcaggaagaggaaggaggagtgaggctcagagggactttggcttttactccaaGTGAGGCGAGGGGCGTTgcagggttctgagcagaggcgTGCTGAGGTTTGAGGAGATCCCTCTGATCAATTTTCCCTAATGAGAGCTGTGCTCACAGATAGGATGTGCCTCACTTAGTGAACTTTCACTTTTGACTCTTGCCCTGTCCCCTCTAGCCAAGGAGAATGAGCGGATACTGAAAAAGGCCAGGCTCCAggtccccaggcccagccctgcccactacTGCCCACCTGCTGCCAAGGAGATGAAGGAGACTTGGGCAGAGAGAAGCACTCCTGTGCCTGAACCCCGTTACCCGCGTGAgtacaggggtggggggagaacttGTCTCAAAGCTTATTCTGCTCTGTCTGGACTCCCGGGGAGCCTCCCTGCAGCAGCCCTAGTCTGTCCTGCCCAAACCACTAGCCCGAGGATTCCTCACACCCTCCCCAGTACAGGCCAAGCCAAGCCCCCATTTTCAGAAGGTTGTTCATCCTACCCAGTGGGGCAGATTGCGTTGGGTTTGTGTGGGTCTAAGTTCTTCTCTAGCTTTGGTCCTGTGTGAACGGCTGCCGCAGAGGACTGGGGGCTGTCTCTGCTCCTGTCTTTGTGAGACTATGGCATCTTTTCTTCTGCCTGCCTGTTAGTGGTGGAGCCGAGATTTCAACTGCCTCTGCCTGCCCCCAGCCATGGAATCTGGGCACTTTAATAAATCTGAGCCTTGGTGATGGTTCACATCTATATCCCCCTCCGGCAAGTGAACCAACAGGAACATCACGTGctcgttttctctctctttccgcTTGGGAGACCCACCAGGTCACTATTTGCACAGTGGAAACTGCTGCTTCCACAGCAAGAGAGTCACTCACCAGAGATTGCTCTTTCCACTGCTTTATCTTTTGGTTGATTTGAGTTTGCTCTGTCCttctaaattttatcttttcagttGGAGAAATCTGGTTGTCAGGCTTCCTCGCCACCAAGATAAGGCCTCAATGCATGTGGGAATCAGAAGATGCCATTTGCATGAACTCACGGTCTCAATGGAAGGGGAGAGGCATGGGCCTCGCCACAACCCCTGATCCTGATGCTTCCCTGAAGCCTGGTCAGAATCAAAGACTCCATGGCTGGCAGGGACCTCAGAGATCATCGTCCAACTCTCTGTGTTACAGGGGACAAGACCAGGGCACAAAAAGGAATGTAACCTTCCTGGAGTTAGTGACAGGTTTAGATGAGAAGCTGTGCCTGTGATTTCTGGGGCCAGAGCTCTTTGCCTTGGGCCGCAGCGGCCCAGCATGCCCCGTCTACTCCCCTTCCAGCAGATAGCCCTCCCCAAGCACAGTCCAGCCTGGTGGGCTTGGTGTTACTTTTAGATGGAGCTGGACAAAGCAGCAGTGCCTGGACTCTTGGGCATGTTCCTGGTTATTTTGGGAGGCTCCCCCCTTTCTCTGttctattccttttttctctttggggGGCTCTGTATCTCTCTTCCCCACTCCTCTTTGagttcctctctctgcctctgtcttcatctcATTCTCCCTTCCATTGCCTCTATCCTCTCTTTACACCCTTTGGCTTTCTTTGGAAGAAGAACAGTTTCTATTTCACCCTAGATGACAGTGACACGTCCTCAGACAGCTCCGACAGCTCGGACGGCTCACCTCCCACCCACCAGGTAATGGACACTCCTAGTGATCCCAGCCCTCCATATGCAGTCTGGGGTCACCGTGGCTCCAGAGATGGGAGCAAGGAAGGAGGTGCTTCTGGAGGCATTACATCATCCTTAGGTGAGGGTGGTTGGGCTTTCATTCCCAGGCCCGTATCAGCACAGAGCATCCAAACAAAGTGGGTCTGAGTGAACTATAAAAATGAAGGTGCTAACAAGAAACCCCTTTCTCCCCATGTCCCAGTCACTGACCAGGGTCCACTCTGAGTCCTGACCTCACTTGGATTAAGTCTCCATGTCTTTCTTCCTTAAACCCATTCATTCCCACAGGCACAAGGAGCAATCTTCCTCATTGCCCTGGCCCTGCTCTCAGACACAGCTACCCGGGACCCAGGTTCTTTCCCATCCAGCCTAGGGCGAGCCTCTTTGAGTGAGAGTTGAGTACCTCCTCCAAACATGGTAGGGATCTTGACcaaatttctttgcttttttcccctaagGCCACCAAGGATGTGAACTACACACAAGTGGTCTTTTCAGCTCCTGGAGGACGAAGAAATGACTCTGTCCTGGACTATGAGAACACAGAGGAAGCCACAGATTACATCAATGTCAAACCAAAAAGCCACAAGCCCAGTTTCTGGACTTCTGTGAACCCTGGTGTCTTTAAGCCAGTGGAATACCCAAGTGGCCATGTGAATTCTAGGCTTTTTAATGGGGTGTAGTTCCTTATGAATTCTTGCACTTATTTTGTAGGGGGACtagtgtttgggggtttttttttgacaAGGAAATAGGAGAAAAAGTATGCCTGTATGTCAGCAAGGAATATTCAGATTAGGAAGAACTTCCAGGTTAAGTATGAAAACATTGGCGCATATCAGTAGAGAAAGTGATGAAGTCTCTctccataaaaaaatttttaaagattttaatcaaCTGTAGTAGAGTTCTGTTTGACAGTCTTATGATTAAATGCCTCTCTGAGCTATTTAATTATTGGCAATAAACAacttccttaaaatttttaaataaaacagcaaCCACAGGTTCCTCTTTTCCTCTGGCTTAACCTTGCATGCTGTTCCTTTATCAGTATTGTATCTTGCTGAGCAATCCTGCTCTGCCCTCAGAACTTTAAATAGTGCATTTGGAAAGCTCACCATTACTTAACCTTTGAATCTGCTGTTCTTAGGAAAGAAAGATGAGAGTAGTAAATGCCAACTAGCATCACAATCTAGCATCTAGCATCTCAAAAAAACTTTCCAAATTCAATCCAATAAAAATCAATATCCATTCTTGgtttgtggttgttgttgtttttacttttactaCCAATTAGTAGTAAAAGACACTTTCTTAACTTGATTAAGAACAGCTTATCTGAAACCAGCTAATGGCATGATATTTAACTGTAAGGTCCTAGACGCAGTCCTATTAAATCATGGAACAAAGTAGGAATGTCCAAAAGCCTAACATTTCTTTACTATCTAACATTGCTCTAGAAATTCTAATCAGTGCAGTAAAACAGTTAACAAAAATAAGGCTATAATTATGGAAGAGGAGAAGTTTGTCATTGTCTGCGATATGCTAGGGAATtaactatgttttaaaattaataaaatgcagTTAACAATGACTAGATAAATATACAACTTACTTTTCCCAACAGCTAATTAAGACacgaaatgaaaaaaaaattgctcacaATAACTAAGCAAACATCTAAAAATGGAAAtcctattataaagcagaaactaacacaccattgtaaagcaattatactccaataaaaatgctgaaaaaaaaaaaaaaaaaggaaaccctagAAATACTCCTAGCCAAATTCAAACCCCAGATGAGTGGCATTCAGGTCTAGAGACCATTCATTAGCTGTGCGCCATCTGCTGGCTATAAATGACCTTTCTAGCCCTGGTACTGAGGGGGTTGGGGGCGGAGGGGCAGGGCAGCTTTCATCTTCCCAGGTTCCTCTTCCCCAAGATGACCTGAAGAGATGGTTTTGAGTTTCTGGGGCTGGAAACTTTTGACACATGTCCCTACACCTTTTAGCTACCACTGTTCTTCCTCTCCTACTATTGTTTGAACATTTGTGTCCCCCACCAAAGttatatgctgaaatcctaatcCAAGGTAATGGTATTGGGAGACGGGTCCTTTGGGAGGTTATTCGATCATGAGGGTGGCAACCTcctgaatgagattagtgctctTAGAAATCCACAGAGCTCCCAGCGCCTTCcatcatgtgaggatacaatgagaaatctgcaacccagaagaggacactcaccaaccatgctggcaccctccaaaactatgaaaaataaatatctgttgtttataagccacccagtctatggtacatTTTATGGAGCCGTAGGAACCAGGACATCTCCTTagaaagcttttcttctttttattcttccagttttacagagatataattgacatacagcactgtataagtttaaggtgtacagcacaatgatttgacttacatacgtcatgaaatgattaccacgataAGTTCAGTGCGCATCCATCGTCTTGTATAgacacaacattaaagaaatagaaaaaaatgtttttccttgtgaactctttactctcttaacaactttcacataGA is a window encoding:
- the RHEX gene encoding regulator of hemoglobinization and erythroid cell expansion protein; protein product: MLTEEMKVWHGVVIAVVSLVLQACLLAAVNYLLSRRMAKENERILKKARLQVPRPSPAHYCPPAAKEMKETWAERSTPVPEPRYPHDSDTSSDSSDSSDGSPPTHQATKDVNYTQVVFSAPGGRRNDSVLDYENTEEATDYINVKPKSHKPSFWTSVNPGVFKPVEYPSGHVNSRLFNGV